From the genome of Vespa velutina chromosome 25, iVesVel2.1, whole genome shotgun sequence:
taatctttaataatataattgataaaaagaattattgtattgtaataatactcaatagaataatatttatgtaataatgattttctacaaaattataaaatatatgaatattaattatatatatatatatatatgagttgtatttcaatgataatatttaaaactttGATAGATGATGAAGAATGATATCAAGTAAGAAATCATTATTCAAAACAATATATCGTGAATGTATAATTCAGttcataaaatttgtttttcaattttcaggagaaaaaagaagatgtgTCCTGTTATAGATTAATcagtaatcatttttttttttttttcagaattcctaatgaacaaaattatttttctatatcgtataataattctttttatttagaaataatttaatgatagGTATCATTGCAGAAAGAAATTTTAggatttcatataaaaaacgatcgatgatattaaaaattaaaaaaatatatgatattgatatataattatttaaacaatttgaaattttctttaaaatgatataactaTTGTCCTGAATATATTCCTTCATAAGATGTAAAATAATGTTTGTCCTGTTTTAAATGATTCAATCTGCATATTTGTTCGcccgaacaaacgaacgatcgTTCGGAGAGATATTTAACATCGAACGATCATTTGTTATCACATTTGTTACCGTTCAAATGATAAGAATATTACGTTCACCCGTTAAGTACTAacacgaattttattttattatcctgAAGTCCAGAATACGTCTGTCACGTTCGAGTGACAAAAGTAAACTGCGGAAGAATGGGACGACAAGAAGGGGTAGATTCGCAAATCGCATGCGCTTGCGAGAGAAGGGATAGAATACTTTATAATGCAAAAATGGGGTAAGAAAATGAAGTAATTGTCGAGAAATGACACAGGtgtttaattgtataatactGACCGACAATATGAGAATGGTATAGAACATTatgaaagttttattatagattGCAAGATAATTTCTGAAGGTGTCtatcaaattgaaatattaagagATTACTAGATAGGGGATGATTAGAATAGTTAATGATTTTAGGCGAATGTAAGGGGGCTGAAGTTAGTCGGCGTTAGAAGGTCAGAATGGACGGAAGTATGATTTTCAAGGAGGAAGATTTTGTCAATAACGAGTATTACGTTTACAATCGTCTATTATTTAGACTCCTTGGATTATGGGAATATCAGACGTCGTATACAAAATTGATTTATGTttgttatatcaatattagtataattattggATTATCTGAAGAGGTACGTATCATAGACTTGATTAAAACacaattatgttatatttattgaataattaaaaatgttttctaattttttcttttattaaatataaataatataaaagattttataccttcagatttatatattattcacattagaaagaaaaatagcatCATACGCTAAATTATTGGAAATTATTTTGCCTTCTTTATGCCACGGATCTTGTTATTATAATCTGCTAAGGAATGGTGTAATTGTTTGTAGCtcattgaacatttttttatattatatgaatatatttttctttttttgcaaattgCAAACGATATATTCGAGTGccattgtaattattaaagttgTACAAATAAGTGAAAGTTTCAGATGAAGAATATTCTTTATCGTATCAAATGTGACTGGAATCACGTAACGAATCAAACGGAATTGAAGATACTGAAAAACAATGCTCACTTAAGCAAAAAGTTGACGATTGTAATAGCAAGTCAGCAAAATAATTCAAACACGTTGTAAATTATTGTcctatcaaaattaattacgttagtttttatcttttagttTGCTACTATCTGTATATTGCATTTTTGATGATTCCGTCTTGCTTAAGTAACATTCAATACTTTTTTGGCgcaataaataaaacagaattGATGTTACCAGTGcgttttgaattttatatgaaaagtCAAATACActattattttcaactttctCTTCAATaccaaaatataataatcttttgcACAGTGGGAGTTGCATACTATTCCATGTTCGTAGCAATGATACAGCATGCTTGTGCACTGTTTAACATCGTTGAGTAAGTAATCAATGTGaacgatatttaatatgaCGAAACAGTGAATCTGTCGATACGAAGTATGCAGCTtgtattatcattgttttattatagattcagaataaatgaaagatttaaaagagaaCCAAATTATTTCTGTTATGCCAATAGTAACGCCGAATTTGCCAAGGAAAAGGAGTGGCTggtcgatattataatttttcataataacgCAAATCAGTCTGTATCCtattttacatttctatttacacaatgttttaattctttatacaatatttcgattgaaaagttttaatttttacgatattttctttttgatttgttTCAAGATttgttaatttgattaaacTGTTTTACGAGAAGACGAATCTGTTAGAGATGTTATTTTTGTCGATTTTTATCATGTTAGATTATTTTCATgtaagatatttctttttcctcatttttaaaataaaaatgatttttaactttcaaatatatattctcagCTTTGATAAAGAATTGAATAAGAAtgagaaattgtttttttttttagatgttTCAAATACTTTCTTTTAACATAAGTAAAACTGAAggattaagaaatatttgttatattgtCGTATCTCTGATcgtagtatatacatatttttttttcggacaAAAATTGATAGACCACAACAAGAACGTATTTGTAACACtgtaagtatttttatttgattggTATGAATTGTTCTATCAGTCCGGAATTTTGTCCGATTCTCATTGTATGTTGAATATCTCtcataataattacttattatttcattcaattcgaatgatacaaatatatttatattctttccgACAAATTATCAGTACGGTCGGTAAACTCTAATGATAGTATGTTACATATTGAACGAAATAGCAAATATGATTCTTTTCATTTGGCTAAAAAAATATGACGGCTTTCTTCATATTTCACCAATCGGCACGAGTTTATATAtgaattcaatataatttttcatattttatccaATCCTGACTCATGaatatatgttttatgtaagatcaattattttcttttcagctGTCAAGTTCcgttttatttgttatcattGAAAACACAGAAAATGCTACTTTTTTTGACAATGAAGAGCATGAGGGTATGCAATTTTTCCGTGCAGGGTGTAAATGATGTATCTTACGATATGTTTGCCTCGGTAATTGATTTTGAAGacttaaatatatgtaatttatgatTGGCAACCAAAAATTTAtactaatcgaaatattttttaatagttaatgcgctcgtcattttcttttgctatGGTATTCTATAAAATGATGTGAATTTAATTGTCGAGATGTATGATGGTAAAAGATTATGTATTCTTCTGAAAATATAGTATTTTTGGTTTTTAGGTCAAAAACACTAAATATATCCAAGAAGTATTTTTTTGAATAGTTATATCCACATTTCTATATGTATGCGTGAGTATGTGTAGTATTTAATACTTGAAatctaacaaattttaatctctTCATAACGACAAAATATATTCTCAAATTGATTACTtcaggaaaataattaatggaaaagagttttgtttaattgaatcttgaaaaattaataattctatatttcatatatatatatgtataggctATTAGGGACTGCTTTTTTTCATCATCCGACAtccttattttaattttttgaatttttttttttgataaaaaagtataatctTTAACAGCTGCATGAATcgctaaatattatttcataataaatgtacgaattaatgactttttttattatcttttctttttttctatgaaagaTCTAGAAGGGAAAATAAACCGAAAACATAGTTGAagaattacataaaaaaaaaaaaaaaaaaaacattttatggATGGTCTTGAAATCTtgcgaaaaatataatctttataaaaacaaCTCTACAATATATAATCCGACATTCACCTTGAAATAGTTTAACAATTGTCCTTAAcaattctttcataaaatcaaaaataacgTTGTCCTGTTTTTATTGACTCACCGTGTTTATTATTTTGGCCTAGCAAAACGAACGATCGTTACGATATGTATTTAACATCGAACGATCACTTGTTATCACACTTATTACCgtacaaatgataaaaatataacgttgATGTGTTAAATGCTGacacatattcttttttgctaAAGTTCAGGATACGTCTGTTGCGTTCGACTGAGAAAGTTAAACTGCGAGAGAATAGGACGGCAAGAAGGGGTAGATTCGCAAAGCGCATGCGCCTGCGAGAGAAGGGATGGAGTACTTTATAATGCAAAGTTGGGGTAAGAAAATGAAGTAATTGTCGGGAAATGACACAGGtgtttaattgtataatactGGCCAACAATATGAGAATGGTATAGAACATTGTGaaagttttattatagattGCAAGATAATTTCTGAAGGTGTCTatcaaattgaattattaagagATTACTAGATAGGGGATGATTAGAATAGTTAATGATTTTAAGCGAATGTAAGGGGGCTGAAGCTAGTCGGCGTTAGAAAGTCAGAATGGACGGAAGTATGATTTTCAAGGAGGAAGATTTTGTCAATAATGAGTATTACGTTTACAATCGTCTATTA
Proteins encoded in this window:
- the LOC124957202 gene encoding uncharacterized protein LOC124957202, with translation MDGSMIFKEEDFVNNEYYVYNRLLFRLLGLWEYQTSYTKLIYVCYINISIIIGLSEEIYILFTLERKIASYAKLLEIILPSLCHGSCYYNLLRNGVIMKNILYRIKCDWNHVTNQTELKILKNNAHLSKKLTIVIAICYYLYIAFLMIPSCLSNIQYFFGAINKTELMLPVRFEFYMKSQIHYYFQLSLQYQNIIIFCTVGVAYYSMFVAMIQHACALFNIVEFRINERFKREPNYFCYANSNAEFAKEKEWLVDIIIFHNNANQFVNLIKLFYEKTNLLEMLFLSIFIMLDYFHMFQILSFNISKTEGLRNICYIVVSLIVVYTYFFFGQKLIDHNKNVFVTLCQVPFYLLSLKTQKMLLFLTMKSMRVCNFSVQGVNDVSYDMFASVIDFEDLNICQKH